The genomic window GGTCTGCGCGAGTGACGCACGAATCAAAAACGTTGAGCAGTAATTTTGAAGCAGGCTATTGGCCAACGCCGCGGGTTCCATGGATCCTCCGACTGGGACGGAAGTTGGAGGACCGGGTGGTGCCAGCATCCAGACAGGCCAGGCTGGCTGTCCGTCAACCTACAGGCCGCCCTCCCactgacatctggacgtCTGGACATCTGGGCCGCGCTGAGGCCACCATAGAAGATTGAACCCAGTGCCATCACTGTGTGTGCCTGGTGCATTCTGGAGACGCCGACCCTGTTGCCGATAGTCAATTGGACCGGGACCCTATTACCATCAAGACGCTCGCTTTCGGGGGTCGCCATTGCCTGCTCCTGGACCTTCTCTCGTCTTCCTCTCCACACCATCTTGATTCCATCCTCGATTTCCCTCCGCCTCTCACGGGTTTCTTTGTACGAGCGCGTTGACGGCGTTTGATCCCCTGGTTTTGCCATTTCCTGTCGATTCCCTTGTTTGCAGACCGAGCCACCTCCCGTTGCGCTTCCGCCGCAAACCACCCGCCGCCCACCATGTCGTCTACCGTCGAGCTTACCTACCAAGATGTTGCTGAGCACAACACCAAGAAGGACATCTATGTCGTGATCCATGACAAGATCTACGACTGCACTCAATTTGTTGATGAGCACCCGTACGTCATTGCTGCCCTTGGGAGCAACCCCTTTTTTGTCGGACCACAGTCCTACCTACCAAAAACAAGTGCTGCGCTGTTTGGACGGACATGATTTCGCCCGCTTACCCAGTGCATATCCCCATTGACAAATGAACCACGAGCTAATAATGTCATGGTAGTGGTGGCGAAGAAGTTTTGCTCGACTGCGCCGGCCAGGATGCCACCGAGGCCTTTGAGGACGTTGGCCACAGTGACGAGGCTCGCGAGACCTTGGATAAGATTCAAGTCGGTGTCCTGAAGCGACAGGTACGCTCCCCCCAACCCCGAGGCCACATTTCGTGTCTCAACTGCAAGATATGCGTTGGACAAAGTCGCTCATGAACTATGTCTTTGCAGCCCGGTGATCCTGCCCCCAAGGCCGCCCCCCCTACCTCATCCGGTGCCAACTCAGGCAACAGCGACAGCACTGGCGTGGGCATCGGTGTCtacttcatcatcctcatcggcgGTGCTCTGGGCTACCTCGGTTTCCAGTACAtggccaagcagcagcaggctcagCAGGCTGGTGCCGCATAAATGCTCCTTTGCTTTTTATACATTTTCAACAATGATGAATTCCTCGTAATGCTCTTGAGGCTGGCCTTGTCCCTTGCAAGCGACGATTGGTTGGCGACGGAGAGGGGTACGAAAGATTTTTTATGAAAGGGAGTTAAAGTTGAGGAGGGGAAGTCCCGTTGAGACGTCCGGTAGCGTTTCTATGCAATGGCTCGCCCCCTAGAAGAAGACTCGTCTTCGTGGGGACGGCTGACGGCGGGCAACTTGGAAATGCGGTCCAGCACTGTCTTTTTTAGAGGCTGGGGTCTATTTGTACTCGGTTAAATGGTAGATATTGTCCACTGGGCCAGTCTTCTCTATAGAATTATAATCAAGGTTTTGTAAACAGCTCGCTTCTTTCTCTGCACAGGCGGGGCGCAGGTAGCCACCATGCAAACCTGTTTGCATGTCGCAACAGTCGGCTcttctttcaatgttccgttCTAAACTGAGAGAGAACCATGCAACAGGTCTGCTCATGTTCCACAACGCGCAAAACCTGGTGGTTCGATTGCACCAATCCCAACTCGCGGAAATCACATGTCACTCATTCGTCCGGGACCATCATTGCATGTacgcagtactccgtactccgtacctgctTGTAAATGACATGGCCAGACGCCAAATCAAATGACGGGCCCCATCTAAAACCTGGGCTTTTTTCCCTGCCAAAATCATATGAAACAAGACTGATTTCAAATGAACAGGATTGgcccatggcagcaaagGCATGGATTGGTCCAGCTGGACCGAGTAGCAGATGTTTGTTGCACATAAATATCTGGCATTTTTCACACATTTGAGTGGCATCTAAGGGTGTTGAGATGGGCCGCTTTCTAAGTCACCCAGTCATCCATGATCTCCATGATCCTCGTCGGGAAATTTAACCCTACGCGGCGGCTATACAAGCGGGGGTTAGTCACAGCTGATTTGTTTCAAAATCGGCCAAGACGATGCGTTTATTCACAGGGACGCTGCTTACACTCCCAGGCTATGATAAGCAAGGCGTCCGACCCGGCGCACCCcctgtttcttttttatttcctGCAGCCTCTTTTGTCAATTCAGTCGTGAGTTCGAGAGGCGTTCAGTGTTCGGAACAATGCCAAGGGTCGAGATGTCACGCCATTCAAGCAACGCCACATGTTCTTGCAGGAATGCACAAGGTACAAAACAAGTAGCAGAATTTCTGCTGCAACAAAGGTTGAGTTTGACTCCAAATTTTTGGCTACTCTTCTGAATGCGCCTGCGCAGAATAAGCTTTCTTGGTGAGTGAGACGGGCATGGCGGTAGTGCAGGATGTGGCCTTGAATCACGCACCAATCAGCGTGCAGAATCAACTAGCGGCCTCGAACCTCAAGACTTGACTTTCCAAGCACACATGCAGTCATCAGCgatctcttccttcttcccttcACGGCCCCTTCATCTCCGTCGCCCAACCCCACGACCTCTATCGAAGCGCCGCCACTTCTCCATCTCGAGGCCCTTCCACTCATTGCCCACCATGTCCTCATACCTGGAGAAGCAGTCCTCTGCCTTCCGCGGCAcgctggcctcggcggccgcgaAGCTCTCGAACCCTTCCAGCACGAGCGCCGGCAAGGCGACGTCGCTGGCGCCCCCGTCCCCCTCGCCATCCGCCGCATCGGACAGCACCACGCCCACGGCCAAGAGGAAGCGCGATCTGGCGCCCGAGGTGCCGTTTTCTCAGCCCCAGCTGACGGGGTACGGTGCCGAAGTCAAGACGCAGATGGCCTTTGCGGTGGAGTatctcaagaagaagggcgagcCCAAGAGCATCACCGAGATCATCGACCACCTCAGCCTGCGAGGCTACTCGGAGGAGCACAAGCGGGAGCTGACGGAAGGACTGAGGGGCCACCCGCGCGTGGACTGGAAGCCAGACGCCAGCCTGAGCGAGCAGACATGGAAGACTGGCATGTACTCGTACCGCCCCATCATCCTCAACGTCAAGGACGGCACATCTCTCCTGGCGTACCTGCAGCGCAAGACGGACGCCTCGGGCGTTTCGGTCAAGGACCTCAAGGACGGCTGGCCTGACTGCGAGGAGACGCTGGCGTCCCTGGAGAAGCAGCACAAGGTCCTCGTCGTCCGCACCAAGAAGGACAACTTCCCCCGCTACGTCTGGGCCGACGACCCGTCGCTGCACAACTCGGTCCAGCCCGAGTTCCAAGTCATGTGGCACCGCGTCCCCATCCCCAGCGTCGACGACATGCACCGCAAGCTGGTCAACGTTGGACAGAAGCCCACCAGCGAGGACCCGCTCAAGATTCAGCAAGCGGCGGGAAACAAGCCCAAggtgcagaagaagagggcgagCAAGAGGACGGGAAAGGCGACAAATGTGCACATGGCACATTTATTGCAGGATTTCAGTCACATACGGCGATGAGTGGCCATTGTTACATCATCGGCCCTCCtgccccccttttttttcggggaatcttgtttcttctttttttgatACTGTACAATTCAAATGTACTGAGTCTTTGGATTACGGCGTTTCTAACAAGGTTCCGGTGGCGAGTCGACAAAAAAtaaagagagagggagacTCTGGggaattttttttcttttaatacAGGACATGGCTAAATTGGAAGCGCAGATAGCAGCATTTTATCGGCGTTTGGGACCACGGATTCGAAAAACTGTGGTGGAGCATATTATATCCTTTTTGCGTCTAGCACGGACTTATACACCTAATTCCATCTTGAAGGATCTTGAAGTTTGCACGGTGACTTTGTCCATTGTCGGGCGTGAAAGGCTATGGTCTCGTGTGCATCTAGCAACTGCTGTCGTCAATATGTGTGACGGATGCTGCCGTTGAGAGCCATTCTCCAGCGCCATCAGTTCTACAATTTCTGTCAGTCGCTTTATTGTCTGGGATGCCTCCTCGGGGTATTTTTCAAATCTCCTCACGACACTCGCCATGACATTAATCATTGTCCCACGGCTTGCTCAAAACACGCGCGTTCTCCGCCCATATCCGCTCAAACAGCTTTTCGAACACCTCTTGCTCCTGGTACCCACCGACCTTGTACTTTCCCAACACCGTTACGCATGGCACTGCCTCGACACCCTTCTCCTCCACGGCTGCctccgcctcgtcgtctACAAACCGTCCGTTGTCGTCATCCCGCAGGTCTGACCGAACGACATCTGCGGGCAAACCTGCCGTCTCGCTACCCAAGCTGACCAGGACGTCTTCGTCTGAGATGTCCTTCCCGTCCAGGAAGTGGCTCCGGAACAAGGCCTCTACAACTCGTGCTTGGGCTGCGGGTCCACGGCGGCGGAGaatgttggcgatgaggaTCTGCGAGGCGCGCGTCGGGCCGGTGTCGCCTGTGACGGAGAATTTGAGGCCGTAGTGTGCGCCGACGGCGCTGACACGGTCAAGATGCGGCTGAAATTTGCCAGGGCCGCCAGCCATTTCGTCGTATAGCGCGATCTTGCCACATTCTGACCCCCCTCTGTCAGTGGTGTTCAATAGTTTTTCATTGGCATGGAGAGACTGGCGATATGTAGAAGGATGTTTTGGGAAAGATCAGACGGGTCTGGGTGGAAGTGGATGGAGAGCATATAGTAGACGTACTGGTCTTGAACAACGGATTCAAGCAAAATGATCGCCATACGACCTCAAACTCAACCTGCGGGTGCTTGGACTCAAATTTCTTCATGGCAGCCTCAAGACTGCGCTTCTCAATCCAGCACCATGGACATAAGATGTCTGAGAACAGTTCGATGGGCACGAGCAGCCGCTCCGCCCGGTTAGGGGAGGGCATCGAGACAGGTTTCCCCAGGGCGGTGGCGGTCTGCGGTAAATCCAGTCTGTCAAGTTGAGAGACGGCCATGTGGTACACCGATGTATCTCTGGTCTGGAAGGATACACCGTAATCACTTCTCTCAACGTGGCGGCTTCAGCAAACGGGAACGGGAACGGGCCCTCGGAAGTATAACGGCTCGGCTAGTCGAAGGTGGGATAAAATCGAGTGAGGCTTTCACAGGACTCCTGGCATATACTTGAACAAAAAAGCCGCCCAGCAGCTTTTCAACACGCAAATGATGGAAATAGGGGCCGGCGTCTCGGTCTCGCCTGTCAGTGGCAAGTTCGAAGCGACTGGTGTACGGGCTGCTGGTCGTTGATAGAAAACAAGAACCGAAGGTTCCTCTCCACCCCGGCGCCAGGACTTATACACCCATCAGATTTTTTTGTCCGTCACGCTGTCCCAGTTGAAATTTGAGGAGAAGCCTCCGTCCAAGCTAAGTAATCATTATTTCCACAATGCAGTGCCGGCAGGACCCC from Metarhizium brunneum chromosome 2, complete sequence includes these protein-coding regions:
- the tfa2 gene encoding Transcription initiation factor IIE subunit beta, whose protein sequence is MSSYLEKQSSAFRGTLASAAAKLSNPSSTSAGKATSLAPPSPSPSAASDSTTPTAKRKRDLAPEVPFSQPQLTGYGAEVKTQMAFAVEYLKKKGEPKSITEIIDHLSLRGYSEEHKRELTEGLRGHPRVDWKPDASLSEQTWKTGMYSYRPIILNVKDGTSLLAYLQRKTDASGVSVKDLKDGWPDCEETLASLEKQHKVLVVRTKKDNFPRYVWADDPSLHNSVQPEFQVMWHRVPIPSVDDMHRKLVNVGQKPTSEDPLKIQQAAGNKPKVQKKRASKRTGKATNVHMAHLLQDFSHIRR